From the genome of Flavobacterium ovatum, one region includes:
- the rpsD gene encoding 30S ribosomal protein S4, with product MARYTGPKTRIARKFGEAIFGDDKAFEKRNYPPGQHGMAKKRGKKSEYAVQLMEKQKAKYSYGILEKQFRGLFKKASATKGVTGEVLLQLCEARLDNVVFRMGVAPSRRGARQLVSHRHITVNGDVVNIPSYHLKPGDKVAVREKSKSIEAIERSLSNSSHVYEWITWNNDVKEGTFVTVPARLQIPENIKEQLIVELYNK from the coding sequence ATGGCAAGATATACTGGTCCAAAAACTAGAATTGCTCGTAAATTTGGCGAGGCAATTTTCGGAGATGATAAAGCTTTCGAAAAAAGAAATTACCCTCCTGGGCAACACGGGATGGCTAAAAAAAGAGGTAAAAAATCTGAATATGCAGTCCAGTTGATGGAAAAGCAAAAAGCTAAATATTCTTACGGAATTTTAGAAAAACAATTCAGAGGTTTATTTAAAAAAGCATCTGCTACTAAAGGTGTAACAGGTGAGGTTCTTTTACAATTGTGTGAGGCAAGATTGGATAACGTTGTTTTTAGAATGGGTGTAGCTCCTTCTAGAAGAGGTGCTAGACAATTAGTTTCCCACAGACACATCACTGTTAACGGTGATGTTGTAAATATCCCATCTTACCATTTAAAGCCTGGTGATAAAGTTGCTGTTCGTGAAAAATCTAAATCTATAGAGGCTATCGAACGTTCTTTGTCTAATTCAAGTCATGTTTATGAATGGATTACTTGGAATAATGACGTTAAAGAGGGTACTTTTGTTACTGTGCCAGCTAGACTTCAGATTCCAGAAAACATTAAAGAACAATTAATCGTAGAGTTGTACAACAAATAA
- the rpsM gene encoding 30S ribosomal protein S13: MARIAGVDIPKNKRGVIALTYIFGLGKSRAIEILEKAQVSQDKKVQDWNDEEIGAIREAVSTFKIEGELRSEVSLNIKRLMDIGCYRGIRHRSGLPLRGQRTKNNSRTRKGKRKTVANKKKATK; encoded by the coding sequence ATGGCAAGAATAGCAGGGGTAGATATCCCGAAAAACAAGAGAGGTGTTATAGCACTTACCTACATCTTCGGATTAGGAAAAAGTAGAGCTATTGAGATTTTAGAAAAAGCTCAAGTAAGCCAAGATAAAAAAGTTCAAGATTGGAATGATGAGGAGATCGGAGCAATTCGTGAAGCGGTATCAACTTTCAAAATTGAAGGAGAATTACGTTCTGAAGTTTCTTTGAACATCAAACGTTTAATGGATATTGGATGTTATAGAGGTATTCGTCATAGATCTGGTCTTCCTTTAAGAGGGCAAAGAACTAAGAATAACTCTAGAACTAGAAAAGGTAAAAGAAAAACTGTTGCTAACAAGAAGAAAGCAACTAAATAA
- the infA gene encoding translation initiation factor IF-1 has protein sequence MAKQSAIEQDGSIIEALSNAMFRVELENGHIVIAHISGKMRMHYIKLLPGDKVKLEMSPYDLSKARITYRY, from the coding sequence ATGGCAAAACAATCAGCAATCGAACAAGACGGTAGCATCATTGAAGCATTATCAAATGCGATGTTCCGTGTAGAATTAGAGAATGGACATATTGTAATTGCTCATATTTCTGGAAAAATGCGTATGCATTACATCAAATTATTACCTGGTGATAAAGTGAAACTAGAAATGAGTCCTTACGATTTGTCGAAAGCAAGAATTACTTATAGATATTAA
- the ykgO gene encoding type B 50S ribosomal protein L36, with protein sequence MKVRASVKKRSAECIIVRRKGRLYVINKKNPRFKQRQG encoded by the coding sequence ATGAAAGTAAGAGCATCAGTAAAAAAGAGAAGTGCCGAGTGCATCATCGTACGTAGAAAAGGAAGATTATACGTAATAAACAAAAAGAATCCTAGATTTAAACAAAGACAAGGATAA
- the carA gene encoding glutamine-hydrolyzing carbamoyl-phosphate synthase small subunit has product MKYTTRQSAILLLSDGTIFHGKSIGISGTTFGEVCFNTGMTGYQEIFTDPSYFGQIMVATNPHIGNYGVNDNEVESTGIKIAGLVCKNFSFNYSRVDASGSLEDYFVKQNLICISDVDTRALVSYIRENGAMNSVICTDGTPIEELKAALANVPDMKGLELASKVSTKEPYFYGDENATYKISALDLGVKTNILRNLAKRDCYVKVFPYDATYADLASFNPNGYFLSNGPGDPEPLSSAISVAQEILKNNKPLFGICLGHQVIGLANGISTYKMFNGHRGINHPVKNLITGKGEITSQNHGFAVNKEELEANPDLEITHLHLNDGTVAGMRLKNKNCFSVQYHPEASPGPHDSSYLFDQFVENLKG; this is encoded by the coding sequence ATGAAATATACAACAAGACAGAGCGCCATACTTTTATTAAGTGATGGAACTATTTTTCACGGAAAATCTATTGGTATTAGCGGAACAACCTTTGGTGAAGTTTGTTTTAATACAGGTATGACGGGTTACCAGGAAATTTTTACTGATCCTTCTTATTTTGGTCAGATAATGGTTGCTACCAATCCGCATATTGGAAATTACGGGGTTAATGATAATGAAGTTGAATCAACAGGGATTAAAATTGCTGGTTTAGTTTGTAAAAACTTTAGTTTTAATTATTCTCGTGTAGATGCTTCTGGAAGTTTAGAGGATTATTTTGTTAAACAAAATTTGATTTGTATTTCGGATGTAGATACTAGAGCTTTGGTAAGTTATATCAGAGAAAATGGTGCTATGAACTCTGTTATTTGTACTGATGGAACGCCTATTGAAGAACTAAAAGCAGCTTTGGCGAATGTACCTGATATGAAAGGTTTGGAGCTGGCTTCTAAGGTTTCAACAAAAGAGCCTTATTTTTATGGTGATGAAAACGCAACTTATAAAATTTCTGCTTTAGATTTAGGTGTTAAAACTAATATTCTTCGTAATCTAGCTAAAAGAGATTGTTACGTTAAAGTATTTCCTTATGATGCTACTTACGCTGATTTAGCTTCTTTTAATCCAAATGGATATTTCTTGTCAAATGGACCTGGTGATCCAGAGCCTTTGTCAAGTGCTATTAGTGTAGCTCAAGAAATTTTGAAAAATAACAAACCTTTGTTTGGAATTTGTTTGGGACATCAAGTAATTGGTTTAGCTAACGGAATTTCAACATATAAAATGTTCAACGGGCATAGAGGAATTAATCATCCGGTGAAGAATTTGATTACCGGTAAAGGAGAGATTACCTCTCAAAATCACGGTTTTGCTGTGAATAAAGAAGAGTTAGAGGCTAATCCTGATTTAGAAATCACCCATCTTCATTTAAATGACGGAACTGTTGCAGGTATGCGTTTGAAGAAT
- the rplQ gene encoding 50S ribosomal protein L17: MRHGKKFNHLSRQTAHRKSMLANMACSLIEHKRINTTVAKAKALKQFVEPLITKSKDDTTHNRRIVFAYLRSKYAVTDLFRDVAAKVGDRPGGYTRIIKVGNRLGDNADMAMIELVDFNEIYNGGKKEVKKAKSRRGGKAKKADEATDAPVAEGDSETTTEATE; the protein is encoded by the coding sequence ATGAGACACGGAAAGAAATTCAATCACTTAAGCAGACAGACTGCGCATAGAAAATCTATGTTGGCTAATATGGCTTGTTCTCTTATTGAGCACAAACGTATTAACACTACTGTTGCTAAAGCAAAAGCGCTTAAACAATTTGTTGAGCCTTTAATAACAAAATCAAAAGATGATACTACGCACAATCGTCGTATTGTTTTTGCTTACTTACGTAGCAAATATGCTGTAACTGATTTGTTCAGAGACGTAGCTGCTAAAGTTGGTGACCGTCCAGGTGGATACACTCGTATCATTAAAGTTGGAAACCGTTTAGGAGATAATGCTGATATGGCAATGATCGAATTAGTAGATTTCAATGAAATTTACAACGGAGGTAAAAAAGAAGTTAAAAAAGCAAAAAGCCGTCGTGGTGGAAAAGCTAAAAAAGCAGACGAAGCTACTGATGCTCCTGTTGCTGAAGGTGATTCTGAAACTACTACAGAGGCTACTGAATAG
- a CDS encoding DNA-directed RNA polymerase subunit alpha, whose amino-acid sequence MAIFNFQKPDKVIMIDSTDFEGKFEFRPLEPGYGLTVGNALRRVLLSALEGYAITSVRIEGVDHEFSTISGVVEDVTEIILNLKQVRFKRQIEDIDNESVSISVTGKDQLTAGDFQKFISGFQVLNPELVICNLDSKIKLNLDLTIEKGRGYVPAEENKKQNAAIGTIFTDSIFTPVKNVKYAIENFRVEQKTDYEKLVFEIKTDGSINPKDALTEAAKVLIHHFMLFSDERITLEADEIAQTESYDEESLHMRQLLKTKLVDMDLSVRALNCLKAAEVDTLGDLVSFNKNDLMKFRNFGKKSLTELDELVAVKNLTFGMDLAKYKLDKE is encoded by the coding sequence ATGGCAATATTTAATTTTCAGAAGCCCGATAAAGTTATCATGATCGATTCAACCGATTTTGAAGGTAAATTTGAGTTTAGACCTTTAGAACCTGGTTACGGATTGACTGTTGGTAATGCACTTAGAAGAGTTTTGCTTTCAGCATTAGAAGGTTATGCAATTACATCTGTCCGCATAGAGGGTGTAGATCATGAGTTTTCTACTATCTCAGGAGTTGTTGAAGATGTTACCGAAATCATTCTTAATCTTAAACAAGTACGTTTTAAGCGTCAAATTGAAGATATAGATAATGAATCAGTTAGTATTTCTGTTACTGGTAAAGATCAATTAACAGCTGGTGATTTTCAAAAATTCATTTCAGGTTTCCAAGTTTTGAATCCAGAACTAGTTATCTGTAATTTAGATAGTAAAATCAAACTTAACCTAGATTTAACAATCGAAAAAGGTAGAGGATATGTTCCCGCTGAGGAGAACAAAAAACAAAACGCTGCAATTGGTACTATTTTTACAGATTCAATTTTTACTCCGGTAAAAAATGTAAAATATGCAATTGAAAACTTCCGTGTGGAGCAAAAAACAGATTATGAAAAATTAGTTTTTGAAATCAAAACTGATGGTTCTATCAATCCTAAAGATGCTCTTACTGAAGCTGCAAAAGTTTTAATTCACCATTTCATGTTATTCTCTGACGAAAGAATTACACTCGAGGCTGATGAAATTGCACAAACAGAATCTTATGATGAGGAATCATTACATATGAGACAATTGCTTAAAACTAAGCTTGTTGATATGGATTTATCTGTGAGAGCATTAAACTGCTTGAAAGCGGCTGAAGTTGATACACTTGGTGATTTAGTATCGTTCAATAAAAATGATCTAATGAAATTCCGTAATTTTGGTAAAAAATCTTTAACAGAACTTGATGAACTTGTTGCTGTGAAGAATTTAACTTTCGGTATGGATTTAGCAAAATACAAACTAGATAAAGAATAA
- the rpsK gene encoding 30S ribosomal protein S11, which produces MAKATAKKRKVIVESTGEAHISATFNNIIISLTNKKGEVISWSSAGKMGFRGSKKNTPYAAQMAAEDCSKVALEAGLKKVKVYVKGPGNGRESAIRSIHNGGIEVTEIIDVTPMPHNGCRPPKRRRV; this is translated from the coding sequence ATGGCTAAAGCAACAGCAAAAAAACGTAAAGTTATCGTTGAATCAACGGGTGAAGCTCATATTTCTGCTACCTTCAATAACATCATTATTTCTTTGACTAATAAAAAAGGTGAAGTTATATCTTGGTCTTCAGCTGGTAAAATGGGTTTTAGAGGTTCTAAAAAGAACACTCCATATGCAGCTCAAATGGCAGCAGAAGATTGTAGTAAAGTAGCTCTTGAGGCTGGACTTAAAAAAGTGAAAGTTTATGTAAAAGGACCAGGAAACGGACGTGAGTCTGCTATCCGTTCTATACATAACGGTGGAATTGAAGTAACTGAAATCATTGATGTTACTCCAATGCCTCACAATGGATGTCGTCCTCCAAAAAGACGTAGAGTTTAA